The following are from one region of the Tenacibaculum dicentrarchi genome:
- a CDS encoding peptidase domain-containing ABC transporter, producing MAKITIKQHDITDCGAACLASISAHYNLQLPIARIRQYAGTDKKGTNVLGLIEASEKLGFEAKGVRGKLDSLFKIPKPAIAHIIVKEQLQHYVVIYEVTKEYIKIMDPGDGKIHKKTHSAFLKEWTGVLVLLLPKEDFVIGNEKVSVLKRFWFLLKPHKFVLLQAFVGAVIYTLLGFSMSIYIQKITDHVLIGGNTKLLNLLSIIMLALLVLRIIIGVFKDVFLIKSGQQIDARLILGYYKHLLKLPQQFFDTMRVGEIISRINDAVKIRTFINDVSLSLTVNVLILFFSFGIMFMYYWKLALIMLLVIPLYLVIYLIINKLNKKTERKIMENSADLESQLVESLNSVGTIKRFGLESFANVKTETRFISLLNVGYKSALNSVFAGTSTTFIAQLFTIILLWSGSYFVIEREITAGELMSFYAIIGYFMNPVASLIGANKQIQSALIAADRLFEIMDLEREENSEKVVLTKEKIDDIEFKNVAFRYGTRVQVFTDFNLKLKKGTITAIIGESGSGKSTLISLLQNIYPIQKGGITIGNLDLKYIQHESLRELVSVVPQKIDLFTGNVIDNIAVGSFAPNMELIIDICKSIGILEFIESLPNGFNTYLGENGATLSGGQKQRIAIARALYKQPEVLVLDEATSSLDSTSENYIQKAIEKLRKENKTIIIIAHRLSTVINADEIVVLEKGKVLEQGNHTVLYAKKGHYYNLWQQQIPKIIL from the coding sequence TTAGATAGTTTGTTTAAAATACCAAAACCAGCCATAGCCCATATAATCGTTAAAGAACAATTACAACATTATGTGGTTATTTACGAAGTTACTAAAGAGTATATAAAAATTATGGACCCAGGAGATGGGAAAATCCATAAAAAAACACATTCAGCTTTTTTAAAGGAATGGACAGGCGTTTTGGTATTGCTTTTACCAAAAGAAGATTTTGTTATAGGTAATGAAAAAGTATCTGTTTTAAAGCGGTTTTGGTTTTTATTAAAACCTCATAAATTTGTGTTATTACAAGCTTTCGTAGGTGCTGTTATTTATACTTTATTGGGTTTTTCAATGTCTATTTATATACAGAAAATTACCGACCACGTATTAATCGGTGGTAACACCAAGCTTTTAAATTTGTTGAGTATAATAATGCTTGCATTGCTTGTACTTCGTATAATAATTGGTGTTTTTAAAGATGTATTTTTGATTAAAAGTGGGCAACAAATAGATGCTCGTTTAATTTTAGGATATTATAAACATTTACTAAAATTACCACAGCAATTTTTTGATACCATGCGAGTAGGAGAAATTATTTCTCGTATTAACGATGCCGTAAAAATAAGAACATTTATTAATGATGTTTCTTTAAGTTTAACGGTTAATGTTCTTATTTTGTTCTTCTCTTTTGGTATTATGTTTATGTATTATTGGAAATTGGCTTTAATTATGTTGTTGGTTATTCCATTATATTTAGTCATTTATTTAATTATAAATAAGCTAAATAAAAAAACAGAACGTAAAATAATGGAAAATTCTGCCGATTTAGAAAGTCAGTTAGTAGAATCTTTAAATTCTGTAGGAACTATTAAACGTTTTGGTTTAGAAAGTTTTGCAAATGTAAAAACAGAAACACGGTTTATCAGTTTGTTAAATGTTGGATATAAATCGGCTTTAAATTCTGTTTTCGCTGGAACATCTACTACTTTTATAGCACAATTATTTACGATTATTTTACTTTGGAGTGGTTCTTATTTTGTAATTGAAAGAGAAATCACGGCAGGAGAATTAATGTCTTTTTATGCTATTATTGGCTATTTTATGAATCCTGTGGCAAGTTTAATTGGTGCTAATAAACAAATACAAAGTGCTTTAATTGCAGCAGACCGTTTGTTTGAAATAATGGATTTAGAGCGTGAGGAGAACTCTGAAAAAGTAGTACTTACAAAAGAAAAAATTGATGATATTGAATTTAAAAATGTCGCTTTTAGGTATGGTACAAGAGTACAGGTTTTTACTGATTTCAATTTAAAACTTAAAAAAGGAACTATTACTGCTATTATTGGCGAAAGTGGTTCTGGAAAATCAACTTTAATTTCATTATTACAAAATATATACCCGATACAAAAAGGGGGAATTACTATCGGAAATTTAGATTTAAAGTATATTCAACATGAAAGTTTGCGTGAATTAGTAAGTGTTGTTCCTCAAAAAATAGATTTATTTACAGGAAATGTTATTGATAATATTGCTGTTGGAAGTTTTGCTCCTAATATGGAATTAATCATTGATATTTGTAAATCAATAGGGATTTTAGAGTTTATAGAAAGTTTACCAAACGGATTTAATACCTATTTAGGTGAAAATGGTGCAACATTATCAGGAGGGCAAAAACAACGAATCGCTATTGCACGAGCTTTATATAAGCAACCCGAAGTTTTAGTTTTAGATGAAGCAACATCTTCCTTAGATTCGACTTCCGAAAATTATATTCAAAAAGCGATAGAAAAACTACGTAAAGAAAATAAAACAATTATAATTATCGCTCATAGATTGAGTACAGTAATTAATGCGGATGAAATAGTCGTTTTAGAAAAGGGAAAAGTATTAGAACAAGGAAATCATACGGTTTTATATGCTAAAAAAGGACATTATTATAATTTATGGCAACAACAAATTCCGAAGATAATTTTATAA
- a CDS encoding TIGR00730 family Rossman fold protein — protein sequence MSPNDDRKIKEKLQPKTWNEIKTNDSWAIFKIMAEFVEGYEKLSKIGPCVSIFGSARTKPEDKYYKLAEEVAFKLTQNGFGVITGGGPGIMEAGNKGAHRGKGVSVGLNIELPFEQHDNPWIDQGKSLDFDYFFVRKVMFVKYSQGFVVMPGGFGTMDELFEAITLIQTKKIGRFPIVLVGKKFWGGLLDWIKNTLIEEGNISEKDLNLFRVVDTADEAIDHLNKFYAKHQLKPNF from the coding sequence ATGAGCCCGAATGATGATAGAAAAATTAAAGAAAAATTACAACCAAAAACCTGGAACGAAATAAAAACAAACGACTCTTGGGCTATTTTTAAAATTATGGCTGAGTTTGTAGAAGGATATGAAAAATTAAGTAAAATTGGTCCTTGTGTGTCTATTTTTGGTTCTGCAAGAACAAAACCTGAAGATAAATACTACAAACTAGCTGAAGAAGTTGCTTTTAAATTAACACAAAATGGTTTTGGGGTAATTACTGGTGGAGGTCCAGGAATTATGGAAGCTGGTAATAAAGGTGCACATCGTGGGAAAGGAGTTTCGGTAGGTTTAAATATTGAATTACCTTTCGAACAGCACGATAACCCTTGGATTGACCAAGGAAAAAGTTTAGATTTCGATTACTTTTTTGTTCGTAAAGTAATGTTCGTAAAATACTCACAAGGTTTTGTAGTAATGCCTGGAGGTTTTGGTACTATGGATGAATTATTTGAAGCAATTACCTTAATTCAAACTAAAAAAATTGGACGTTTTCCGATTGTTTTAGTAGGTAAAAAATTCTGGGGTGGTTTATTAGATTGGATCAAAAACACCTTAATTGAAGAAGGAAATATTAGTGAAAAAGACCTAAATTTATTTAGAGTTGTCGATACCGCCGATGAAGCGATTGATCACTTAAATAAATTTTATGCAAAACATCAATTAAAACCAAATTTCTAA
- a CDS encoding alpha-ketoacid dehydrogenase subunit alpha/beta, protein MTQKTEIASTKQLSFEDFKNDVLNDYRIARLSRECSLLGRREVLTGKAKFGIFGDGKEVPQLAMAKAFKNGDFRSGYYRDQTFMMAINELTPQQFFAGLYGHNSIEVEPMSAGRQMGGHFATHSLDENGKWKNLTAQKNSSSDISPTAGQMPRLLGLAQASKIYRNVKGLEHFTDFSDKGNEVAWGTIGNASTSEGLFFETINAAGVLQVPMVMNVWDDEYGISVHAKYQTTKESISEILKGFQKENDTNGYEIFVVNGWDYLQLIDIYNKAGKIAREQHIPVLIHVKELTQPQGHSTSGSHERYKSTERLQWEQEFDCISQMRKWILEFELKDENGAILKFVNSEEELMDIEKQAKKQVSKAKRDAWNAYTNEIKAEVAMAVSLLETVAEKSNNGSFITKYKNDLASVLEPIRKDILIATRKSLRYLKDEDFAEKKILQKFIKDAIDNAAVKFSSHLLSETTFSPEKIAAEAPKYAAEENLVDARLIMRDNFDAIFKKYPETVIFGEDAGYIGDVNQGLEGLQEKYGELRVSDTGIREATILGQGIGMAMRGLRPIAEIQYLDYLLYALQIMSDDLATLRYRTFGKQKAPLIIRTRGHRLEGIWHSGSPMGGIINNVRGIHVLVPRNMTKAAGFYNTLLQGDDPALVVECLNGYRLKEELPINLGDFKTPIGIVETIKEGTDMTVISYGSTLRIVEEAAKELAQVGIDIEIIDAQSLLPFDINHDTVKSVAKTNRLLVVDEDLPGGASAYLLQEILENQNGYKHLDSKPQTLTAKAHRPAYGTDGDYFSKPSAEDIFEKIYAIMNEANPSEYKSLY, encoded by the coding sequence ATGACGCAAAAAACCGAAATAGCCAGTACAAAACAACTTTCTTTTGAAGATTTTAAAAATGATGTTTTAAACGATTATCGAATTGCACGATTGAGTAGAGAATGTAGTTTGTTAGGGCGTAGAGAAGTTTTGACAGGTAAAGCAAAATTCGGAATTTTTGGTGATGGTAAAGAAGTACCTCAATTGGCAATGGCTAAGGCGTTTAAAAATGGTGATTTCAGATCAGGGTATTATCGTGATCAAACCTTTATGATGGCAATTAACGAATTAACTCCGCAACAATTTTTTGCAGGTTTATACGGGCATAATAGCATCGAAGTTGAGCCGATGTCGGCAGGTAGGCAAATGGGGGGGCATTTTGCTACACATTCGTTAGATGAAAATGGAAAATGGAAAAACTTAACCGCTCAAAAAAATTCGTCATCAGATATTTCACCAACTGCAGGGCAAATGCCTCGTTTATTAGGTTTGGCACAGGCTTCTAAAATTTATAGAAATGTAAAAGGTTTAGAACATTTTACTGATTTTTCTGATAAAGGAAACGAAGTTGCTTGGGGAACTATCGGAAATGCAAGTACTTCAGAAGGCTTGTTTTTTGAAACCATTAATGCTGCCGGTGTTTTACAAGTGCCGATGGTAATGAATGTTTGGGATGATGAATATGGTATTTCGGTACATGCAAAATATCAAACAACCAAAGAAAGTATTTCTGAAATTTTAAAAGGATTTCAAAAAGAAAACGATACCAATGGGTATGAAATTTTTGTGGTAAACGGTTGGGATTATCTACAATTAATTGACATCTATAATAAAGCAGGGAAAATTGCTAGAGAACAGCATATTCCTGTATTAATTCATGTAAAAGAATTAACACAGCCTCAAGGACATTCAACTTCAGGGTCGCATGAGCGTTATAAATCGACAGAAAGATTGCAATGGGAACAAGAGTTTGACTGTATTTCTCAAATGCGAAAATGGATTTTAGAATTTGAATTAAAAGATGAAAATGGAGCTATTTTAAAATTTGTTAATTCTGAAGAAGAATTAATGGATATTGAAAAACAAGCTAAAAAACAAGTAAGCAAAGCAAAACGTGATGCCTGGAACGCTTATACAAACGAAATAAAAGCCGAAGTTGCCATGGCTGTTTCTTTATTAGAAACTGTTGCTGAAAAAAGTAACAATGGCTCTTTTATTACCAAATATAAAAATGATTTAGCAAGTGTTCTTGAGCCAATTAGAAAAGATATTTTAATTGCAACGCGTAAAAGTTTACGTTATTTAAAAGACGAAGATTTTGCAGAAAAGAAAATACTTCAGAAATTTATTAAAGATGCTATTGATAATGCGGCTGTTAAGTTTTCGTCACATTTACTAAGCGAAACCACTTTTTCTCCTGAAAAAATAGCAGCGGAAGCGCCTAAATATGCCGCTGAAGAGAATTTAGTAGATGCACGTCTTATTATGCGTGATAATTTTGATGCCATTTTTAAGAAATATCCTGAAACAGTTATTTTTGGTGAAGATGCTGGTTATATTGGTGATGTAAATCAAGGTTTAGAAGGTTTACAAGAAAAATATGGCGAGCTAAGAGTTTCAGACACAGGAATTCGTGAAGCTACTATTTTAGGGCAAGGTATTGGAATGGCAATGCGTGGTTTACGCCCAATTGCTGAAATTCAATATTTAGATTACCTATTATATGCTTTACAAATTATGAGTGACGATTTAGCAACACTTCGTTACCGTACTTTTGGAAAACAAAAAGCACCATTAATTATTAGAACCCGTGGGCATCGTTTAGAAGGAATTTGGCATTCAGGTTCGCCAATGGGTGGAATTATAAATAATGTTCGTGGAATTCACGTTTTAGTACCCAGAAACATGACCAAAGCAGCTGGTTTTTACAATACTTTATTACAAGGCGATGACCCAGCTTTAGTTGTAGAATGTTTAAATGGATACCGATTAAAAGAAGAATTACCAATTAATTTAGGTGATTTTAAAACGCCAATCGGTATAGTGGAAACCATTAAAGAAGGAACTGATATGACCGTAATTTCTTACGGTTCTACTTTGCGAATTGTAGAAGAAGCAGCAAAAGAATTAGCCCAAGTTGGTATTGATATCGAAATTATTGATGCCCAAAGTTTACTTCCTTTTGATATCAATCATGACACGGTAAAATCGGTAGCAAAAACAAATCGTTTATTAGTGGTTGATGAAGATTTACCTGGTGGAGCATCGGCGTATTTATTACAAGAAATTCTTGAAAATCAAAATGGATACAAACATTTAGATAGCAAGCCACAAACCTTAACAGCAAAGGCACACAGACCTGCTTACGGTACCGATGGTGATTATTTTTCAAAACCATCTGCTGAAGATATTTTTGAAAAAATATATGCTATTATGAATGAAGCAAACCCTAGTGAATATAAAAGTCTTTATTAA
- a CDS encoding SH3 domain-containing protein, translated as MKKIFITVISAAFVLLSCKNDKEKTNSQNIETIVESQKKEVLTPAVCLLEKLSVRVTPKSKGKWITSMSLGEKIEFTGEEVTDSVSKKLYYKVRLIDGKEGWTRATFLAVNGKVSTLLKEANVYKRPDLLTKTNKKYSAMDIIAVLKTQDDWIHVKGKRAEGQYIEEAWIKSGNLSEASVDVAVAKFAGLAIASGSMTDKIKALEKITNNADFSSSNLIAVLQEKIEDYKAKNQKIDNNIEVSE; from the coding sequence ATGAAAAAAATATTTATTACTGTAATTTCGGCAGCTTTTGTTTTGTTAAGTTGTAAAAATGATAAAGAAAAAACGAATTCTCAAAATATAGAAACAATTGTAGAATCGCAAAAAAAAGAAGTTTTAACACCTGCTGTTTGTTTGCTAGAAAAGCTTTCTGTAAGAGTTACTCCTAAATCAAAAGGAAAATGGATTACCTCGATGAGTTTAGGGGAAAAAATTGAATTTACAGGGGAGGAAGTGACTGATTCTGTTTCTAAAAAATTATACTATAAAGTAAGGTTAATTGATGGAAAAGAAGGTTGGACTAGAGCAACTTTTTTAGCTGTTAATGGTAAGGTTTCAACATTACTTAAAGAAGCAAATGTTTATAAAAGACCTGATTTATTAACTAAAACGAATAAAAAATATAGTGCAATGGATATTATTGCTGTTTTAAAAACACAAGATGATTGGATACATGTTAAAGGTAAAAGAGCTGAAGGACAGTATATTGAAGAGGCTTGGATTAAATCAGGAAATTTATCTGAAGCTTCAGTAGATGTTGCTGTTGCTAAATTTGCAGGACTAGCAATAGCTTCAGGATCAATGACTGATAAAATAAAAGCATTAGAGAAAATTACTAATAATGCTGATTTTTCATCATCAAATCTTATAGCTGTATTACAAGAAAAAATAGAAGATTACAAAGCTAAAAATCAAAAGATAGATAATAATATAGAGGTTTCGGAATAA
- a CDS encoding DUF2851 family protein — MKEEFLHFLWKYKLFNTTNLKSIANETIKIIKSGLHNQNTGPDFLTAHLKINNQLWIGNVEIHINSSDWYLHKHEEDKNYEAIILHVVWQHDTVIFMKNNQPLPTLQLKDFIDIALLENYQKLFSKKSSWILCENQINSVDTILINNWLEKLYLQRLERKSVFIKELLSNSNNNYEAVLFQLLAKNFGLKINGDSFLRLSQSFDFSVLRKTRFNELELSALLFGQAGFFEDEIENEYFIQLKNEYNFISHKHNLTPISNNLFQFFRMRPTNFPTIRIAQLVALFHKHQNLFSQLIETKKISGFYKLFSVEVNDFWKIHYTFETESKKSSKKITKSFIDLLLINTIIPLKYIYEKNRGEVNEADFFDLIKQLKSEKNTIISKFSDLKIKSENALKSQALLELKNNYCTDKRCLQCDIGKNLLHK; from the coding sequence ATGAAAGAAGAATTTTTACATTTTTTGTGGAAATACAAATTGTTTAACACAACTAATTTAAAATCGATAGCTAATGAAACTATCAAAATAATTAAATCAGGATTACACAACCAAAATACAGGACCTGATTTTTTAACTGCTCACTTAAAAATAAACAATCAATTATGGATTGGAAATGTTGAAATTCATATAAATTCATCCGATTGGTATTTACATAAACATGAAGAAGATAAAAACTATGAAGCCATAATTTTACACGTAGTTTGGCAACATGATACTGTTATTTTTATGAAGAATAATCAGCCTTTGCCAACGCTTCAATTAAAAGATTTTATTGATATAGCTCTTTTAGAAAATTATCAAAAGTTATTTTCAAAAAAATCGAGTTGGATTTTATGTGAAAATCAAATTAATTCTGTTGATACTATTTTGATTAATAATTGGCTAGAAAAATTATATTTACAGCGTTTAGAACGTAAATCAGTTTTTATTAAAGAATTATTATCTAATTCAAATAATAATTATGAAGCTGTATTATTTCAATTACTAGCTAAAAACTTCGGATTAAAAATAAATGGAGATTCTTTTTTAAGATTATCACAATCATTTGATTTTTCTGTATTACGAAAAACTAGATTTAATGAATTAGAATTATCAGCATTATTATTTGGTCAGGCTGGTTTTTTTGAAGATGAAATAGAAAATGAGTATTTTATTCAATTAAAGAATGAGTATAATTTTATTAGTCATAAACATAATTTAACACCTATTTCTAATAATTTATTTCAATTTTTTAGAATGCGACCTACAAATTTTCCAACGATTCGAATCGCTCAATTGGTTGCTTTATTTCATAAACATCAAAATTTATTTTCTCAACTTATAGAAACCAAAAAAATATCAGGTTTTTATAAGTTGTTTTCGGTTGAAGTAAATGATTTTTGGAAAATACATTACACTTTTGAAACTGAATCTAAAAAATCATCAAAAAAAATAACAAAATCATTTATTGATTTATTACTGATAAATACCATTATTCCTTTAAAATATATTTATGAAAAAAATAGAGGAGAGGTAAATGAAGCAGATTTTTTTGACTTGATAAAACAATTAAAATCAGAAAAAAATACGATTATTTCAAAATTTTCAGATTTGAAAATAAAATCAGAAAATGCTCTTAAAAGTCAAGCTTTATTAGAACTTAAAAATAATTATTGTACTGATAAACGTTGTTTACAATGTGATATAGGTAAGAATTTATTACATAAATAA
- a CDS encoding NAD(P)H-dependent oxidoreductase — protein sequence MNTVENLKWRYAVKKFDENKSLSETQITTLKEAFNLTASSYGLQPVKMVVLQNKEIQQQLVAHSWNQPQVAQASHVLVLCIPKEYDIKNIDTYFSLVKETRNTPDEILAPFKKMLTDSVTSKTQEELAIWNKNQAYIALGNLMTVAANEKIDSCPMEGFIPQKYDEILGLDKHNLTSVLVLPVGFRAEDDYMKDLKKVRKNIEDIIIEM from the coding sequence ATGAATACTGTAGAAAATTTAAAATGGCGTTATGCTGTTAAAAAATTCGATGAAAATAAATCACTTTCTGAAACACAAATAACTACTTTAAAAGAAGCCTTTAATTTAACCGCTTCTTCTTACGGGTTACAACCTGTTAAAATGGTGGTTCTTCAAAATAAAGAAATTCAGCAACAATTAGTTGCACATTCTTGGAATCAGCCACAAGTTGCACAAGCATCTCATGTATTAGTTTTATGTATTCCTAAAGAATATGATATCAAAAATATTGATACTTATTTTTCATTAGTAAAAGAAACAAGAAATACTCCTGATGAAATTTTAGCGCCGTTTAAAAAAATGCTTACAGATTCTGTAACTAGTAAAACTCAAGAAGAATTAGCTATTTGGAATAAAAATCAAGCTTATATTGCTTTAGGAAATTTAATGACTGTTGCTGCAAATGAAAAAATAGATTCTTGCCCAATGGAAGGTTTTATTCCTCAAAAGTATGATGAAATTTTAGGTTTAGACAAACATAATTTAACATCGGTATTAGTATTACCAGTTGGTTTTAGAGCTGAAGATGATTATATGAAAGACCTAAAAAAGGTTCGTAAAAATATAGAAGATATAATTATTGAAATGTAA
- a CDS encoding sodium:solute symporter codes for MQPLHIVLLILGYFGILILISFLTGKSANNNTFFKADNSSPWYLVAFGMIGASLSGVTFISVPGWVEGQQMSYMQMVFGYVVGYAVIGLVLLPLYYRLNLTSIYTYLEDRFGSYSYKTGASFFLLSRTIGAAFRLFLVANVLQLILFDAYGIPFWITVTITILLIWLYTFKGGIKTIVWTDTLQTLFMLIAVGVCIIMIKDSLQIDSLFTYISESKSAKMFFFDDIKAGNYFWNRFLSGAFIAIVMTGLDQDMMQKNLTCRNLKDAQKNMFWFTIVLVIVNFFFLALGVLLTDYATINGLDAHKDQLFPMIAMSGDLGLVTSLFFLLGLIAAAYSSADSALTSLTTSFSIDILEIDKKEDNQQKEKIRKKIHILFSFILIATILIFKYFIADASVIAKIFQFAGYTYGPLLGLYAFGLFTKLNIKDKLVPIICIVSPIFTFLISYFSKTLFNFDFGFFVLVLNGLLTFFGLLMIKTSKKNQNA; via the coding sequence ATGCAACCACTACATATTGTACTCCTGATTCTTGGTTATTTTGGAATTTTAATTCTGATTTCTTTCCTTACAGGTAAATCGGCAAATAACAACACTTTTTTTAAAGCAGATAATTCTTCACCTTGGTATTTAGTCGCCTTTGGTATGATTGGCGCATCACTTTCTGGCGTTACTTTTATTTCAGTTCCTGGCTGGGTTGAAGGGCAACAAATGAGTTATATGCAAATGGTTTTTGGCTACGTGGTAGGTTACGCGGTTATTGGTTTGGTATTACTTCCGCTTTATTATCGCTTAAACTTAACATCAATATATACTTATTTAGAAGACCGTTTTGGAAGTTATTCCTATAAAACTGGTGCTTCTTTTTTCTTATTATCAAGAACTATTGGAGCGGCTTTTCGCTTATTTTTAGTAGCCAATGTTTTACAATTAATTTTGTTTGATGCTTACGGAATTCCGTTTTGGATAACCGTAACTATTACCATTTTATTAATTTGGTTATACACTTTTAAAGGCGGTATAAAAACTATTGTTTGGACAGATACGCTACAAACTTTATTCATGTTAATTGCCGTTGGTGTTTGTATTATTATGATAAAAGACAGCTTACAAATTGACAGTTTATTTACCTATATTTCTGAAAGTAAATCGGCTAAAATGTTCTTTTTTGATGATATAAAAGCAGGGAATTATTTTTGGAATCGGTTTTTATCTGGAGCATTTATAGCAATTGTTATGACAGGTTTAGACCAAGATATGATGCAAAAAAACTTAACCTGTCGTAATTTAAAAGATGCTCAAAAAAATATGTTTTGGTTTACAATTGTTTTAGTAATCGTTAATTTTTTCTTTTTAGCTTTGGGTGTTTTACTTACAGATTATGCAACTATTAACGGATTAGACGCACATAAAGACCAATTATTTCCGATGATTGCCATGAGTGGTGATTTAGGCTTAGTAACTTCTTTATTCTTTTTATTAGGATTAATTGCCGCCGCCTATTCAAGTGCCGATAGTGCTTTAACATCCTTAACAACATCTTTTAGTATTGATATTTTAGAAATTGATAAAAAAGAGGATAATCAGCAAAAAGAGAAAATCCGTAAAAAAATACATATCTTATTTTCATTTATATTAATTGCAACAATTTTAATTTTTAAATATTTTATTGCAGATGCTAGTGTAATTGCTAAAATATTTCAATTTGCGGGTTATACTTACGGACCTTTATTAGGATTATATGCCTTCGGATTATTTACAAAACTGAATATAAAAGATAAATTAGTTCCTATAATTTGTATTGTATCTCCTATTTTCACATTTTTAATAAGCTATTTTAGTAAGACATTATTCAATTTCGATTTTGGATTTTTCGTATTAGTTTTAAACGGATTACTTACTTTCTTCGGATTATTAATGATAAAAACATCAAAAAAGAATCAAAATGCCTAA